One Rhizobium sp. NRK18 genomic window carries:
- a CDS encoding pyrimidine 5'-nucleotidase, producing the protein MNTRKALPEKSDFDTVKDWVFDLDNTLYPHHVNLFAQIDRNMTAFVSELLQLEPEEARLIQKRYYHEHGTTLQGLMIHHEVDPNDFLQRAHAIDYSILMPDPDLGAAIKALPGRKFIFTNGSTAHAEAVSRALGILDHFDDIFDIVAADYVPKPAGSTYDKFASLNRIDGAHAAMFEDLPRNLSVPKSLGMRTVLLVPRNLEEAFLESWERPEEGRDHVDYVTDDLAGFLRAIVSGPAKS; encoded by the coding sequence ATGAACACACGCAAAGCCCTGCCCGAAAAGTCCGATTTCGATACCGTCAAAGACTGGGTCTTCGATCTCGACAACACGCTCTATCCGCATCACGTCAATCTGTTCGCGCAGATCGACCGCAACATGACGGCCTTCGTCTCCGAGCTCCTGCAGCTCGAGCCGGAGGAAGCTCGCTTGATCCAGAAGCGCTATTATCACGAGCACGGCACGACGCTGCAGGGCCTGATGATCCACCACGAGGTCGATCCGAACGACTTCCTGCAGCGGGCGCATGCGATCGACTATTCGATCCTGATGCCCGATCCCGATCTCGGCGCCGCCATCAAGGCGCTTCCCGGCCGCAAGTTCATCTTCACCAATGGCAGCACGGCGCATGCCGAAGCCGTGTCCCGGGCGCTCGGCATCCTCGACCATTTCGACGACATCTTCGACATCGTCGCCGCGGACTACGTGCCGAAGCCGGCCGGCAGCACGTATGACAAGTTCGCCAGCCTCAACCGGATCGACGGCGCCCATGCCGCGATGTTCGAGGATCTGCCGCGCAACCTGTCGGTGCCGAAGTCGCTCGGCATGCGTACCGTGCTCCTGGTACCGCGCAATCTGGAAGAGGCGTTCCTGGAAAGCTGGGAACGGCCGGAAGAGGGCCGCGACCATGTCGACTACGTGACCGACGATCTGGCCGGCTTCCTGCGCGCAATCGTTTCAGGGCCGGCGAAATCTTAA
- a CDS encoding calcium-binding protein produces MNTKTLTLAAASAILITGVSAGAVSARGFGDGFGGRHGPSPEKTYVRMLQLFDANGDGKITKDEAIAGEEKKFAEIDTNKDGSITPGELREYRQAWMKDHHRPDRMGKGPGPDGMGKGPGPDGMKPGMMKDQMQGKNDPAGMGKPEGGPPPQEDAMGNGPQGGPPGDDDRGHGWWHRWMDRDGDGPRGKMARDDHGPRFGGPMRGMMLIHMADTDENGQVSKEEAKAAMTKMFDRMDVNGDGVIDIKDMPPAE; encoded by the coding sequence ATGAACACCAAGACCCTCACGCTTGCGGCTGCCTCCGCAATCCTGATCACGGGCGTATCAGCAGGAGCCGTGTCTGCCCGCGGCTTCGGCGACGGTTTCGGCGGCCGCCATGGCCCCTCGCCCGAAAAAACCTATGTCCGCATGCTGCAGCTTTTCGACGCCAATGGCGACGGCAAGATCACCAAGGACGAAGCCATTGCCGGCGAAGAGAAGAAATTCGCCGAGATCGACACGAACAAGGACGGCTCGATCACGCCCGGCGAATTGCGCGAATACCGCCAGGCCTGGATGAAGGATCATCACCGCCCCGACCGCATGGGCAAGGGTCCCGGACCTGACGGAATGGGCAAAGGCCCCGGTCCCGATGGAATGAAGCCCGGCATGATGAAGGACCAGATGCAGGGCAAGAACGACCCGGCCGGCATGGGCAAGCCTGAAGGCGGACCGCCGCCGCAGGAAGACGCCATGGGCAACGGCCCGCAGGGCGGACCGCCCGGCGATGACGACCGGGGCCATGGCTGGTGGCATCGCTGGATGGACCGTGACGGCGACGGCCCGCGCGGCAAAATGGCGCGCGACGATCATGGCCCTCGCTTCGGCGGACCGATGCGCGGCATGATGCTGATCCACATGGCCGACACCGACGAGAACGGTCAGGTCAGCAAGGAAGAGGCGAAAGCCGCGATGACCAAGATGTTCGATCGCATGGATGTGAACGGCGACGGCGTCATCGATATCAAGGACATGCCTCCCGCCGAGTAA
- a CDS encoding LOG family protein, producing the protein MTNMKHVGRRRRDGAWDPLKNSSADKQKAEGIPKTPQTVSPSYRLAYADEDFLCREELRPVRFQLELLKAEMILEEKGIRSTVVMFGGARIPAPGVEPWAARNETQRRNLSEASVYYSEAQKFARLCSQYARDHENREYVVTTGGGPGVMEAGNRGAAEVGAPSIGLNIVLPHEQAPNPYVTPELSFNFHYFAIRKMHFLMRAKAVTVFPGGFGTLDEFFECLTLIQTGRMSRVPLILFGSEFWHRIVNFEALAEFGTIAPEDLDLISFVDTADDAWRIIGEFYGHA; encoded by the coding sequence ATGACGAACATGAAGCATGTGGGCCGCCGACGCAGGGATGGGGCATGGGATCCGCTGAAAAACAGCTCCGCCGACAAGCAAAAGGCGGAAGGGATTCCGAAGACGCCACAGACGGTCTCGCCCTCCTACCGGCTGGCTTACGCCGACGAGGATTTCCTGTGCCGCGAGGAGCTGCGCCCCGTCCGCTTCCAGCTCGAGCTTTTGAAAGCCGAGATGATCCTTGAGGAAAAGGGCATCCGCTCGACGGTCGTCATGTTCGGTGGCGCGCGCATCCCGGCGCCCGGCGTCGAGCCCTGGGCGGCGCGAAACGAGACGCAGCGCCGCAACCTGTCGGAGGCGTCGGTCTATTACAGCGAGGCGCAGAAATTCGCGAGGCTTTGCTCGCAATATGCCCGCGACCACGAAAACCGCGAATACGTGGTGACGACGGGCGGCGGTCCGGGCGTCATGGAAGCCGGAAACCGCGGCGCGGCCGAGGTCGGCGCTCCGTCGATCGGCCTCAACATCGTGCTGCCTCACGAGCAGGCGCCGAACCCCTATGTGACGCCGGAGCTTTCCTTCAACTTCCACTATTTCGCCATCCGCAAGATGCACTTCCTGATGCGGGCGAAGGCCGTCACCGTCTTCCCGGGCGGTTTCGGCACGCTGGACGAATTCTTCGAATGCCTGACGCTGATCCAGACCGGCCGCATGAGCCGCGTGCCGCTGATCCTGTTCGGCTCGGAATTCTGGCACCGGATCGTCAATTTCGAGGCGCTTGCCGAGTTCGGCACCATCGCCCCGGAGGATCTCGACCTTATCAGTTTTGTCGACACCGCCGACGATGCCTGGCGGATCATTGGCGAATTCTACGGTCACGCCTGA